In a single window of the Diospyros lotus cultivar Yz01 chromosome 10, ASM1463336v1, whole genome shotgun sequence genome:
- the LOC127811785 gene encoding cysteine endopeptidase RepA-like — protein MYVRSIQIYNIIFQCLGTDGGCNGNKAGNHATKISRYEDLPTNCECTLQKAVGNQPLLVTIDAGGFDFPFYWSGVLSGECGANVDHGGRDDDRTNYWLVGHIVGGTEEGYMTKEMPLGS, from the coding sequence ATGTACGTGAGATCAatacaaatatacaatataATATTCCAATGCTTGGGAACCGACGGGGGTTGCAACGGGAACAAAGCAGGAAACCACGCAACCAAGATAAGTAGGTACGAAGACCTGCCTACAAACTGTGAGTGCACCCTTCAGAAGGCCGTTGGTAATCAGCCGCTCTTGGTCACCATCGACGCCGGCGGCTTCGACTTCCCATTCTATTGGAGTGGAGTCTTGAGTGGAGAGTGTGGTGCCAATGTAGATCACGGTGGGAGGGACGACGATAGGACTAACTATTGGCTGGTGGGGCACATCGTGGGAGGAACTGAAGAAGGGTACATGACGAAGGAAATGCCCTTGGGCTCGTAA